In the genome of Pogona vitticeps strain Pit_001003342236 chromosome 13, PviZW2.1, whole genome shotgun sequence, one region contains:
- the NPW gene encoding neuropeptide W has protein sequence MALRRSAGGSWPAVTLVGLLALLAGAPPAGAWYKHVASPRYHTVGRASGLLMGVRRSPYLWRRQLDGDARGGRSDPPWWPGRPLPRERAAPAAAWPAWEALPQRRLGVALGGPRRAKRDPDRRPTDGSRSRGSAWPAPAPGPPRKDPWAAALCPPRCRGGGETPGRGAPLAPEGLERTVGRGRWPQQAEEDEPAAAAAR, from the coding sequence ATGGCGCTAAGACGGAGCGCGGGGGGCTCTTGGCCAGCCGTGACGCTGGTGGGTCTCTTGGCCCTGCTGGCCGGCGCCCCCCCGGCCGGCGCCTGGTACAAGCACGTGGCCAGCCCCCGGTACCACACGGTGGGGCGCGCCTCGGGGCTCCTGATGGGCGTCCGCCGCTCCCCTTACCTGTGGCGCCGCCAGCTCGACGGCGACGCCCGAGGCGGGCGCTCGGACCCCCCCTGGTGGCCGGGTCGGCCGCTGCCCCGCGAGagagccgcccccgccgccgcctggcCCGCTTGGGAGGCTCTGCCGCAGCGCCGCTTAGGGGTCGCCCTCGGGGGGCCCCGCCGGGCCAAGAGGGACCCCGACCGCCGCCCCACCGACGGCAGCAGAAGCCGCGGGAGCGCCTGGCCGGCGCCCGCCCCCGGGCCCCCCAGGAAAGACCCCTGGGCGGCAGCCCTCTGCCCCCCGAGGTGCCGCGGCGGCGGCGAGACCCCCGGGCGCGGCGCCCCCCTGGCCCCGGAGGGTCTGGAAAGGACGGTGGGGAGGGGACGGTGGCCCCAGCAAGCGGAGGAGGAcgagccggcggcggcggcggccaggtAA
- the CIAO3 gene encoding cytosolic iron-sulfur assembly component 3, with protein sequence MAAPSPFSGVLQLTDLDDYIGPSQECIKPIKVDKKPGKAAAKIRIEDDGSYFQVDEDGASQKLEKAKITLNDCLACSGCITSAESVLITQQSHEELSKVLNVNKTVDSASRKLVVVSVSPQSRASLAARFKLTPLDTAKKLTAFFKILGVHFVFDTTFSRNFSLLESQREFVERFRRRADDKTALPMLASACPGWICYAEKTHGRFIIPYISSTRSPQQVMGSLVKGYLAEQQCLTPDQIYHMTVMPCYDKKLEASRPDFFIQEHQTREVDCVITTGEVLKLLDQEGVFLPEVDPAPLDSLFNSLLEEELIGHSGGGSGGYLEHVYKYAARELFGIQVEELQYKTLKNKDFQEVTLEKDGQTLLHFALAYGFRNIQNLVQKLKRGRSPYHYMEVMACPSGCLNGGGQLRADGGAHKELLEDVERVYGSVRPQAPETNPAVAELYRQWLGGPDSGRARDALHTQYHAVEKNGTGFSIKW encoded by the exons ATGGCGGCGCCTTCGCCTTTCAGCGGGGTCCTCCAGCTGACCGACCTGGACGATTATATCGGACCCTCGCAG GAGTGTATAAAGCCCATCAAAGTGGATAAGAAGCCCGGGAAAGCAGCAGCCAAGATCCGCATCGAAGACGACGGCTCTTATTTTCAAGTGGACGAG GATGGTGCCTCGCAAAAGCTTGAAAAGGCCAAGATTACTCTCAACGACTGTCTGGCCTGCAGCGGCTGCATCACGTCAGCCGAAAGTGTCTTGATCACCCAGCAGAGCCATGAAGAACTTTCCAAAGTGCTAAATGTCAATAAG ACGGTGGATTCTGCTTCCAGGAAGTTGGTGGTGGTGTCCGTCTCTCCCCAGTCCAGAGCCTCCCTCGCTGCAAGGTTTAAACTGACACCTCTAGACACAGCTAAGAAACTGACGGCCTTCTTTAAAATATTAG gGGTGCATTTTGTCTTCGATACAACTTTCTCGAGAAACTTCAGCCTGCTCGAGAGCCAGCGGGAGTTCGTGGAGCGCTTCCGGAGGCGGGCGGACGACAAGACGGCTCTGCCTATGTTAGCCTCTGCCTGCCCAG GCTGGATCTGTTATGCTGAAAAAACCCACGGCCGTTTCATCATCCCCTACATCAGCAGCACTAGGTCTCCCCAGCAGGTTATGGGCTCCTTGGTCAAAGGGTACTTGGCCGAACAACAg TGCCTGACGCCTGACCAGATCTACCACATGACGGTAATGCCTTGCTACGACAAAAAGCTGGAAGCTTCCCGGCCAGATTTCTTTATCCAGGAACACCAAACCCGGGAGGTAGACTGCGTGATCACAACAG GAGAGGTGCTAAAGCTGCTGGACCAAGAGGGGGTTTTCCTCCCAGAAGTGGATCCGGCCCCTCTAGATAGCCT GTTCAATAGTCTTTTGGAGGAGGAGCTCATTGGCCACTCGGGCGGTGGTTCCGGCGGCTACCTGGAGCACGTCTACAAATACGCCGCCAGGGAACTGTTTGGGATTCAAGTGGAAGAACTGCAATATAAGACGCTGAA GAACAAGGATTTCCAAGAGGTGACGCTGGAGAAGGACGGCCAGACCCTCTTGCATTTTGCCCTGGCTTACGGCTTCCGGAACATCCAGAACTTGGTGCAGAAACTCAAACGGGGGAGGTCCCCCTACCACTACATGGAAGTGATGGCTTGCCCTTCAG GCTGCTTAAACGGAGGCGGCCAGCTCAGAGCGGACGGCGGTGCCCACAAGGAGCTGCTGGAGGACGTGGAGCGCGTGTACGGATCCGTCCGCCCTCAAGCCCCCGAGACGAACCCGGCCGTCGCGGAGCTCTACCGCCAGTGGCTGGGCGGCCCTGATTCAGGACGGGCTCGTGACGCACTGCACACGCAGTACCACGCGGTGGAGAAAAACGGCACTGGGTTTAGTATCAAGTGGTGA